The genome window GTAATCAAGGTCAATAGACTTTGTAAAAGAACTGGAAATCCAAATACCTATCGGTTTTAAATGGAATTTACATTCTTACAAAATGAGGGTTGAGGAGAATCTAGATATCCTAATATCTGATTTTCTGGTGTGATTTGAAACCAAACGTAGGGATCTTTCAACATTTCTTAAAATCCTAAAACATTACCCTGTACACATAAGTAGcttttgaaaactgaaaaatgatAACTTATATCTAATTTTTTGGTGTGATTTGTAACCATACGTAAGAATCTTTTAACATTTCTTGAAATCCTAAAACATTACCCAATACACATAAATAGCAAAACTGAAAAACGGTAACAATTGGTGCTATTTACAAGCCCACATCTTCTTAGGTTCAAACTTGACACTTTCATTGGGCCTCTAACTTGAGACGATCGGCCCGTTTAGAAGCCCATTAAGGTGTTCTGCCACGTAAAGGCATGTTTTTTCCCTGCTGGACTGCCACGTAAATGTTGAAgccttaaaacctaaaccctGCCCCTGAGCTTTGAAGAACCAGAGGAAAAAAGAACACACGCATTTTAGTGAAAACAGacaacaagaaagaaaaacagatttcttttattttttgaattcataGAAAATGGAAAACAGTTACAAGATGAGAGTGATGGCTGTAACAATTGGTACCTTGGCGGCACTCTCGATCTTCATAACCGTACGGTACCGGAGACGAAGGCGGAGCCAAAAGTGCCCTTCCAATTCGTGTTATTTACAAGGAGACCACTGCCAGAACCAGAAGAAGCCACAGCACGCATTTAAGCGAGTCTTGGCCGATAATTCATACTCTCCTTTCAAGCACTTGAAGAAGCTTCACGACTCTCCCAACGGTACATTTTCCTATAAccctgtttggttgctgagaaaataatataggaaatgaaaaataaaattttaatcgGAGTCGGAGGAAACTTTGTAACTGATATTCTTAAACTGAAATATGCGGTGACATGAGGTGAAGTTCTGTTTGGCTGCGGAGAAAATTGAACGACAAGTTTTTGAATTTCTGCAATTTGTACtgtgaaatattttatagaaattaatTTTCTTCGAATTAAAGATTTTTCTTAGTTACTAGAGAACTTAGCTGGAGTTATTTTCTGTTGAAACAAATGGAACTAACGAAGCGAAAATCTCAGCTCTAGTGCTCAACTCAGCGAAAAGCTTggatttctctttctttttgttgttgttgttgaagttttcttttgctttctgATCAATCAAAACGGAGCTTAAAGCATAAGAATCTAAATGAttattttccttatatttttgttaCGGTGGTATAATAATGGTGGTAATTAAAATTGGATGGTGCTCTTTTTTGGTAACAGAGAATGATTTGAATTCGCATCCATATGAGGCGGAGGTTACAGCCTTGTTGGACAATCCGGGACTTGAATTCAGCTTCATAAATGAATATACCGATTTGAAAATGAGTGAGACGTATACCTGGGTTGAGACTGAGACGCAGTTGAAGGAGCTCGTGGATGTTCTGAGCAAAGAGAGGGTTTTTTCTGTGGATACTGAGCAGCATAGTTTACGATCTTTTCTAGGTTTTACGGCTTTGATACAGGTACATTGTTTAGTTTTTACTGCAATTTGCAGGTTTTGTAAAGCAATATGATGGATTTATGTGTTTTCGTTGTAATTTGAACAGATTTCTACTCAGAAGGAAGATTATTTGGTGGACACAATTGCTCTTCATGATGCAATGAGCATTATTCGCCCAGTTTTTGCAGATCCTAGTATTTGTAAGGTGTTTATATTGTgaatttgttttacattttgAACGCAATTATGTTGGGTAGATGAGATTAATGTCACACAGAAAATGCAACTTTTTAATAACTCTGTTCAAAAAGATAGGATGAGTGTGGGAGAGAAAACTTCTAGggtatacatacatacatacatacatatatatatatagttgttatTACAGTATTAAGTGCCATTGATATCAGGAAGTTTTGTTGTGTAGGTGTTCCATGGGTCTGATAATGACATTCTCTGGCTACAAAGAGACTTCCATATATACGttgtaaatttatttgataCAGCAAAGGTTAGTTTTTATGAGGTCCTTCATTAGATGTGTTTACCATATGTATTGATTTTGGTTGAATGACCGTTTACTGGACATATGATGGGCTGAGAGAGAGGAAGACGATGCATACAGAAACTAACTGCCCACTATTCTTTTGACACTTTGTATTCCTGTTGCTACATTGCAGGCATGTGAGCTGTTGTCAAAACCACAGAAATCACTGGCATACTTACTTGAAACTTATTGTGGAGTGACGACAAACAAATTGTTACAGGTTTGGCTTTCAGGCTAACTGACATACATGttgcttcatttcaaaatttactGGTCATTTTTGTAAGAGAACTAATTAGATTTTTATGAGAATAGCATCCCAATCTATTGTACTCTATACTAATAAAGTCCACAtattttagagtttcaattgtatttctactaagaaaacaaaattttttctaCTTATTGGATTTTATTTCACATTAAATTGTAGCGTGAAGACTGGAGACAACGACCCCTATTAAATGAAATGGTGCAATATGCTCGAATAGATGCACACTATCTATTGTACATTGCGAATTGCTTAATTGCTGAACTCAAACAACAGGAAAATGGTATTCCTTCTATCTTCTGTTCATGTCTCAAATCCAACATTTGgcatttaatttgtttgtgttggaatggagggaaaaaaaaataggtgAAAATATTATCCAATAAAAATCGTGTACATTCGGCATTTGGTTGACTGCTAAAATGCAAATTCACTAAATGCtagttgtgatttttttttttctttttttttggggggggggggggtgttggggTGTGGAAGAAGAATTTGGAACATTCCAAAAACTTGGGGACCCGACTACATTGAAGGGTGGGGGAGGGGATCCCTACAAGGAAGTTCATATCCTTGAGAGGATAATTAATTGGAATGGTTTATCATGTGACAATTGCCAGATATTGGGAGACATAAAATTGAAAGTTTCTAACTTGTTCTTAAATGTAGTATAGGTTAAGCTTGAAATGAATGTATGTCTTCCACTCTTTCGTAGGTATTACTCCATGCTTACATATGGCTTGCTGCTGGTAACTTTAGAAACCTACATTTACTACTTCACATAACAACAGAATTTTTAATATAGCAATAATATCTCAGAAATCTCCTGTCCCGATGACAAATTCCATTTTGTTCTCGAGGCTAGTCGGCGTTCCAATATGACTTGTTTGCAACTCTACACAAAAGACGTTGAAGGTTTTCCTGGAGAGTCTGCTGCATCATCATTATCTTCCCGTCATTTGAATGGTCAAGGAGGTGTTTCATCAAATTTTGAAGCCAAGGTTTGCTgcattttcatttgaatatcaCTTTAGGTCAGTAGAAAGTTGCAGTTCTACATTTTataaaattctgaattttttttcaaattttattttttgcagttTCCAGATCTTGTGAGGCGATTGTGTGCTTGGAGAGATTTAATGGTTAGTAGTaacttttccaaaaatttaGCTACCACCTTGAGAATAGCTTTATTGCTATAAGAGCAATGCAGCAAAAGTATCAGGTTTACTTGCTTAGGGGAAAGTTGTTTAATATATTTGTGAAATATATTTAAACAATCAGCCAAGGGTGCCTGTTCATTTGATGTCCCACCTCATGCTTCTTCATCATTAGTTTACCTTATTTCTATGCTCACGGCTCaccaacaaatatatatatatatatatatctgttcGACCTTAATGAGAACAATGTTCATAATCAGAACAATGATATGCCTAacatcttaaatatatatacactttatattttctttccaCAATATGACATTAGGTGTGTATATGGGCAGATTATTTTGGCTAGGCCATCGAATTATTATCCCCAAATTTCCAGATTCCTCATTTATCCATAGTGCTGCTCATCTTGTCTAAGTCATTGTAAACAAAACAGGAAAGTACTTTGAAGTTAGTTAAAGCTTATTGTATTGTATTTATCTCCTTTCAGGCTCGTTTGCATGATGAGAGCTTAAGATACGTATTATCAGATCAGGCTATTGTTGCTCTTGCAGACAGAGCTCCAATGACAACAACAGAAGTATGTAACACCATAAATCAAGCTGATCTGAATGTGGATTTGAGTTTCCATTCTTTCCTCCCATCTCCATCCCCTGTTGTTTGCAGTCATTTGGATGATGTCTGTTCTCTGCTCCAGGACAAGATAGGCAACCTTAATGATATTTTCCCAATGATTATCCAAAAGTGCCTGGGTCCAAGTGGGAGTTGTCCCATTTCTATTTATAATTATGCTTTATTGATTAACTGTAATCTGAAATTGGAATTTGTATCCAAACAAAATGGGGTAAAAAGTTCAAAGCAAGTTGCTAAAAAGGCTTCTCGAGATCTATTTGTTCAAAAATTCTCCTGCAAATCTCCAGTTTATCATAATTGCAGAATTTATGCAAATGATGGGCGACTGCTTTGTTACTGTGATCAAAGGAAGCTTGAATGGTTGGTGAGCCTTTCTGTTGCCATTATTTGTGCCACAAAAAGAAATGCATTCAATGTGATCAATGTCATATTCTAACAGGTATCTTCGTAGAGATTTGGCAAAAATTGTGGATGATAATCCGCCTGCCATTATGCTTCTCTTTGAACCCAAAGGCCGTCCAGAAGATGAAGACAATGATTTTTATATCCAgagtaagaaaaatatatgtgtTGGCTGTGGTGAAGGAAGTCACTACTTACGCTACCGAATAATTCCCTCATGCTACAGAATGCACTTTCCTGAGCACATGAAAAGCCACCGTTCTCATGATATTGTCTTAGTTTGTGTGGACTGTCATGAAGTTGCCCATGCTTCTGCTGAGAAGTACAAAAAGCAAATTGCTGCAGAATTTGGAATTCCCCTTTTTGTTCGTAAAGTTGTTGATTTAAAACAAGTGCAAGTTATGTCTGGGTCATCTGAGTCAGAAACAAACCTTGAGGAGGGAGGTGTATCTCCTTTACAATTGCGGACAGCTGCTATGGCACTTCTGCGCCATGGACCAAGAATGCCATCCAAGCGCCGTGATGAGCTGACACAGGTTTAGAAAACTTTctctactttgttttttttttccccctattcTGAAGCAGAGCAGACATATACAAacaataatgctagagatacaacaAATTTCGtgaaattttttcacaatatgCTGAGGTGGCAGATTGTGATTAATTCAACATCTCTTTCACATGGGGCCACCTCTAACATCACCTTTATTGTACATCAATTATAATCTGCCACTTCACCAATTGTggaaaaagttgtgaaatttgttatgtttcTAGACTTATTGATATAAGAATTTGTATTGAATGTAACTTCTGTTTATAGTTGAATAATCAGCACAAATAGCCATCCTGGAGTACAAGATGTAGGTCTCTAGTTCAACAGTATCATTTGAATTGTAGAGAGCTGAAATTGGTGGTATAAATTTATCTTAGGGTGTGTTCAAGATAGCTCACTGGTTAAACATAATCAGTTGTATTACATTATTACAGAGAGATGGAATTGGTggttattaatttaattattttcggGTGTGAACAAGATGTCGGTATCTGCTTAAACATAATCAGTTGAATTAAACAGCTGGAATTGGTGGTTATTAACCCAATTATCTCACAGCATTTGTTGGAAATCTCATTAGAATTTGAATGGCTTCAT of Quercus lobata isolate SW786 chromosome 8, ValleyOak3.0 Primary Assembly, whole genome shotgun sequence contains these proteins:
- the LOC115957461 gene encoding protein RRP6-like 3 isoform X3 codes for the protein MENSYKMRVMAVTIGTLAALSIFITVRYRRRRRSQKCPSNSCYLQGDHCQNQKKPQHAFKRVLADNSYSPFKHLKKLHDSPNENDLNSHPYEAEVTALLDNPGLEFSFINEYTDLKMSETYTWVETETQLKELVDVLSKERVFSVDTEQHSLRSFLGFTALIQISTQKEDYLVDTIALHDAMSIIRPVFADPSICKVFHGSDNDILWLQRDFHIYVVNLFDTAKACELLSKPQKSLAYLLETYCGVTTNKLLQREDWRQRPLLNEMVQYARIDAHYLLYIANCLIAELKQQENEISCPDDKFHFVLEASRRSNMTCLQLYTKDVEGFPGESAASSLSSRHLNGQGGVSSNFEAKFPDLVRRLCAWRDLMARLHDESLRYVLSDQAIVALADRAPMTTTEVCNTINQADLNVDLSFHSFLPSPSPVVCSHLDDVCSLLQDKIGNLNDIFPMIIQKCLGPSGSCPISIYNYALLINCNLKLEFVSKQNGVKSSKQVAKKASRDLFVQKFSCKSPVYHNCRIYANDGRLLCYCDQRKLEWYLRRDLAKIVDDNPPAIMLLFEPKGRPEDEDNDFYIQSKKNICVGCGEGSHYLRYRIIPSCYRMHFPEHMKSHRSHDIVLVCVDCHEVAHASAEKYKKQIAAEFGIPLFVRKVVDLKQVQVMSGSSESETNLEEGGVSPLQLRTAAMALLRHGPRMPSKRRDELTQIVMSYYGGREISEVDLEKALLVGMSPHERRRLEKKKGLSFKPSAVSILPNVEQENNNGSAETSGIVETSEVSTLDDSQSTKAEARSRKEDRETGADVGDSSVCADSGIKEEVSSTFKENVKPDKNGVSDINGVLLINSNDDCESRSPSNRIVDLYHTEYDGTAQPKHHPKLSLLGHGPHGKQVVDHLLKEYGEDGIRQFSQRWRQVFVEAVHPRFLPAGWDVMHRETSNYVEELNLSFCLKDLIVGNVFASGRRDFGEYSVYNPAKKTSAPVQS
- the LOC115957461 gene encoding protein RRP6-like 3 isoform X1 encodes the protein MENSYKMRVMAVTIGTLAALSIFITVRYRRRRRSQKCPSNSCYLQGDHCQNQKKPQHAFKRVLADNSYSPFKHLKKLHDSPNENDLNSHPYEAEVTALLDNPGLEFSFINEYTDLKMSETYTWVETETQLKELVDVLSKERVFSVDTEQHSLRSFLGFTALIQISTQKEDYLVDTIALHDAMSIIRPVFADPSICKVFHGSDNDILWLQRDFHIYVVNLFDTAKACELLSKPQKSLAYLLETYCGVTTNKLLQREDWRQRPLLNEMVQYARIDAHYLLYIANCLIAELKQQENEISCPDDKFHFVLEASRRSNMTCLQLYTKDVEGFPGESAASSLSSRHLNGQGGVSSNFEAKFPDLVRRLCAWRDLMARLHDESLRYVLSDQAIVALADRAPMTTTEVCNTINQADLNVDLSFHSFLPSPSPVVCSHLDDVCSLLQDKIGNLNDIFPMIIQKCLGPSGSCPISIYNYALLINCNLKLEFVSKQNGVKSSKQVAKKASRDLFVQKFSCKSPVYHNCRIYANDGRLLCYCDQRKLEWYLRRDLAKIVDDNPPAIMLLFEPKGRPEDEDNDFYIQSKKNICVGCGEGSHYLRYRIIPSCYRMHFPEHMKSHRSHDIVLVCVDCHEVAHASAEKYKKQIAAEFGIPLFVRKVVDLKQVQVMSGSSESETNLEEGGVSPLQLRTAAMALLRHGPRMPSKRRDELTQIVMSYYGGREISEVDLEKALLVGMSPHERRRLEKKKGLSFKPSAVSILPNVEQENNNGSAETSGIVETSEVSTLDDSQSTKAEARSRKEDRETGADVGDSSVCADSGIKEEVSSTFKENVKPDKNGVSDINGVLLINSNDDCESRSPSNRIVDLYHTEYDGTAQPKHHPKLSLLGHGPHGKQVVDHLLKEYGEDGIRQFSQRWRQVFVEAVHPRFLPAGWDVMHSGRRDFGEYSVYNPAKKTSAPVQS
- the LOC115957461 gene encoding protein RRP6-like 3 isoform X2, which encodes MENSYKMRVMAVTIGTLAALSIFITVRYRRRRRSQKCPSNSCYLQGDHCQNQKKPQHAFKRVLADNSYSPFKHLKKLHDSPNENDLNSHPYEAEVTALLDNPGLEFSFINEYTDLKMSETYTWVETETQLKELVDVLSKERVFSVDTEQHSLRSFLGFTALIQISTQKEDYLVDTIALHDAMSIIRPVFADPSICKVFHGSDNDILWLQRDFHIYVVNLFDTAKACELLSKPQKSLAYLLETYCGVTTNKLLQREDWRQRPLLNEMVQYARIDAHYLLYIANCLIAELKQQENEISCPDDKFHFVLEASRRSNMTCLQLYTKDVEGFPGESAASSLSSRHLNGQGGVSSNFEAKFPDLVRRLCAWRDLMARLHDESLRYVLSDQAIVALADRAPMTTTEVCNTINQADLNVDLSFHSFLPSPSPVVCSHLDDVCSLLQDKIGNLNDIFPMIIQKCLGPSGSCPISIYNYALLINCNLKLEFVSKQNGVKSSKQVAKKASRDLFVQKFSCKSPVYHNCRIYANDGRLLCYCDQRKLEWYLRRDLAKIVDDNPPAIMLLFEPKGRPEDEDNDFYIQSKKNICVGCGEGSHYLRYRIIPSCYRMHFPEHMKSHRSHDIVLVCVDCHEVAHASAEKYKKQIAAEFGIPLFVRKVVDLKQVQVMSGSSESETNLEEGGVSPLQLRTAAMALLRHGPRMPSKRRDELTQIVMSYYGGREISEVDLEKALLVGMSPHERRRLEKKKGLSFKPSAVSILPNVEQENNNGSAETSGIVETSEVSTLDDSQSTKAEARSRKEDRETGADVGDSSVCADSGIKEEVSSTFKENVKPDKNGVSDINGVLLINSNDDCESRSPSNRIVDLYHTEYDGTAQPKHHPKLSLLGHGPHGKQVVDHLLKEYGEDGIRQFSQRWRQVFVEAVHPRFLPAGWDVMHRI